Genomic DNA from Vicugna pacos chromosome 14, VicPac4, whole genome shotgun sequence:
tgTCTAAGATTTATGCTAGTAATGCATGGACaatgtcatattaaaaaaaatgattactAATACTAAATTTATAGGttaggcaagaaaaattacatgatcattaCAACAGAGGCTAAGACATTTTTTGAAATCCAAAACCTAATCCTAATTAAAACAATAAGGTAAAACCATATAAAATATGATTTAtgtaactaaataaaaatttggaaaattaaaaagatttccaTCAAATAAGCAAATAGTTTaactgctaataataataatacagtaaGCTTATCAAATTTCTAAGAAAAAAGTACCAAGATATCACTAGATAAATGAGGCAAAAGATAACTACTTAATTCGAATTAATGGAAATATACATTATGACTTTTAGAGCTCTTTCATACTCAAAAAAGCAATTCCTTAAATAGTTCCTTATACTTAGGGCACTATGCTTCAAAACTGCCCAAAACCCCTAGCAGCACCAGCTTCTACCAAAGGTCAGTATCAGATCTCTGAAGTGGCCTAGTGTAAGAACTCTGCCCCAAAAAGACACCGTGATACTTGATACATGACTCACTCAAACCATTTCTTTCCTGTATTTAGAAACAAGGATAGGAATAACAAAACATACATCGTATTATCTACTACTTATTGTACAAGTATAATATGTCAGATACTAGATACGTTATCCCACAAATACtcaaaaaaatctagaaaaataattttctattttgagGTTGAGGCAGCTAGCTAAAGACAGCAAAGCTGGAATTTAAATAGACTGAATGACTTAAACGTTCATGCGCTCGCCTACTGCACATGAAGTGACAAGACCCAGGTCACCAATCAGCCGAAGCTTTATTAGCAGAATACAGGCAACAGAATCAGTGAAGAGAGAAACTGAATCACCAGTATGAGTCACCAGAAGAGGGAGTTAAAAGACACTCGTGCTTTACTGTTTAGCCCCTGCAAAGTTTCTGTTCTCCACGAGGTACATGTATACACTTTGAAAATAAACTCTTATCATCCAAGGTAACCTGTACACATCTCTGTTCTTCACAATCTCATAAAGTctgatataaaaagaaaacaaacacgtGAGAACCGGTAACCAAAGATGCaaataaaagaaactttgaaTGTCATTTAGTAACTACTAAGACAGGTGTGGCTGGCATTAATTCTCAAATTGTCCCCAAGATTCCACACCTTAACCTCTGGGACCTGACAACGTGATAAGACGATCACTCCCATGATTATGTTATGCTATAGATAGCACAGTTAGCTTTAAAATAGATCATCCAGGTGATCCTAATCTAATCTCAAGAGCCCTATCAAAGCAGTTTTCCCTGGTTGGTTGCATAAGTTGCAGAAGTCAGATTCAGAGCTTCTCTGGCTAAGTAAGCAGGGACGCCCGCTGAGCCAAGCCTCCAGCTCTAACCCTATAAAACCAAGGTGCTAATAAATGGGTGATGGCTTAAGCTGCTAAACTTGTAGTTgctatgcagcaatagaaaactaacacacagTTACAAGTGTTTAAATACTTAACGGAAAATAGTGACGAAGCTAAAACTGGTAAATTATTAttaactcagtaataaaaagacaaataacctaaATAAAACACAGGCAAAGGATCTGAGCAGACGTCTccccaaggaagatatacaaatggtgagtaagcatgtgaaaagacATTTTGAGTCAtcaagaaaatacaaatcaaactcACAGTGAGATGCTAGTTCGTATTTGCTAAGATGGCTATAATCACAAAGACAAATCgggttgatgaggatgtggaaaagctggaactctcatacaccgCTAGTGAAAGTGTAAAATGGTGAGCTGCTTTGGAAACCAGTCTGGCAGTTCATCAAATGCTTAAACAGAATTaactatgattcagcaattccactcctagttatACAACCAAGAGAAAGTAAGCcatacgtccacacaaaaacttgcatgtAATTTTCAAAGCAGCATTAATCATTGTAGACCAAATATCCATCAACCGATCAACAGTTAAATGTGGTAttacccatacaatggaatatcatttgttaataaaagaaaatgaaatactgatacatgctacaacatggacgaACCTCGAacacatgatgctaagtgaaagaagccagtcacaaaggaccacacaTAATTCCATTTACCTGAAATGTCCAGAACGTCAACAGCGTCATAATGTAGATCAGTGACTGCCTAGGGCTGGCTGGAATGAGGGTTTGGGGAGTGGTGACAGCTAAGAGGTACATGGTGTCTTTTTGGGATAGTAAGAGTGTTCTGAAATAACTGCAGTGATGGAGATACTACTCTGTCAATACACTAAAAGTCAGGAAATTGTCAACAGTATGATACATGAATTATATTGCAATAAAGCTGTTAGAAAACTGGTATAGAAATCCATTGTTGGTGGTGTATGGTTCATAAAACtcattttggaaaaaatacagcaagaagcataaaaaaaaatccaaaccctTTGACCTACTTCTCCCACTTCTTAATAATTTGCCCAGAGGAAGAAATTAACAGAAGCAAACTATCTGCCAAAATAGTTCACTTTTTAAATCACAGCAAGTATGTGGAAACAAGTTATGTATTCAACCGTAGAAGAACTAGGAGGCAAATGTTGGCTTATCAACAAGACAGAAAACTAAGTAGCTAAATGTTCATCAGTTCCGCTGGTAACTAATGAGTGTCTTTTACGTTAACCATTTGTGGTAGGATGTCAACAGGAACAAGATAGCCTTATCCTAACAGAAGCTAGCCAGCAGATAATTAAACAAGAATGCTCCTGGAGTCATAACAAGGGAATCAGGGAGGAATTTCCAGAACTAACACGGACCTACAGAATTAGAAAGACCAAGCTAGCGCAAAAGTGGAAAGGGAGAGTGAATAGAATTTCCTGTGGGAACACTCAGACATGGAAGAAAACACAAGCGTTCTCAGAAATGAAGGGTGCTCAACACACAGTATGTAAGGCTGAAGTCCAAGGGACCTTGTCAGCCTCAGTAAGGAGTTTGGATCTCATCTAAAGTATAGTGAGAAGTTATGAAGCaaactggaggggaaaaaaaatcagatttatatTTGAGGAAGATTACTCTGGCTGTAGCATGGAAATCAAGTTAGAGAAGAGCAAAGCTGCATGTCAGGAAATCAGTTAAGAGGGTACTCACAAAGATTACAGGCCACACCAGAGTGAAGAAGAAAGGCAGACTATGTTAGTTTTGGCTGCTTAacagaataccacagactgagtggctttaactataaatatttttctcaattctggaggcttgaagtccGAGCTCAGGGTGCCAGAAATGCTGGGTTCTGGCTCTCGCCAGAACCCTTCCTAGCTTGTGGATGGCCACCCTTCTTGCTGTGTGGCAGAAACAGAAACCAGATCATCTTTCCTAtcccttcttataaagacactcaTCCCATTTATGAGGGTTCCACCCTTATGACCCACTTACCTCCCAACCCACTTCCAAAGACCATTACACTGGGGGTTAGGGGTTCAACATGTGAactggggcagggggtgaggggtggaggaGACCACCACtaacattcagtccacagcatACAGATTCAAAGCATATTGCAGTGATGGACTCACTAGACATCAGTGACTAAAGGGATGTAGAAAGTAAGGGAAGGAGGAATCAAGGGTGTCTGTCAGGTCCTTGACAACCAAATGGGTGGTGCCATTTACTGAAACAGTAAAAAGGGAGAAGCAAGGGATTTCAATAGGGGGAAAACAAAGTTCATTAGTCTGAAGTACCAGTGAGACATTCTACAGGCAGTGGGCCACTGGCAGCTCAACACAGCTCTGGAGCTTCAGAAACACTAAAAGTAGGAGGTGTTAACATACAGAACAAAACTGAAGCCACTGATGATGATGACACAGCCCAGAGTTTAcagagtaaaacaaaaaagagccCAGTACAAAACACAGTGAAACACCAAAatttaaggaataaaaagagaaaccagcaaaggaaacagtaggGACACTTAGAGAGGAAGAGTGAAAATCAGTAACAGTAACTAGTGTCAAATGGTGCTTAGAGGTCCAGTAATATAGACAATTGTAAGGACTacatgaaatgggaaaaaagctTGATAAAAATGTTCCGTGAAGAAAGCAGAATAGAAAATAGTCCTTAATTTCAACTTAGAGAAAGACACTGTCTAAATATGCAAAACATGGAtagaaagaaaatacacaagttatttcaaataaaaattctgtATGTTTATACTcctaaattaaaatgtattacaagtgttctttttcttcccttcctaaaCAACTAGTCTGGAAACCATTAAAGCTTGGTAAGACCAAACAAGCTTATACCGTACTGAGAATTGATGTAGATATTTAACAAAAATAGATGAACATGGGCTGTCCCAGAATGACCGCACAGTttcacagagaaaccagagaccCAAAGGCTCCCATACAATGTGGTTAAGTGCTGCAGGTTACATTCAGAATGCTATGGAAACAGCAGGTGGGGGTCTAAACcagagaggaggaaacaggaaCAAAATCAGAACACGAACTGAATTTTGAAGGCCGGATTGGAGTTAGCCagatgaagtggaaaaaaaaagtttttaaggtGTTCCACAAGATACAGTGTACTGACCTTACACACGTACAAAGAACTGTCATTACACAGGGCTCAAATAAAAGCTGCACGTGAGTGAAAAGCAAACAAGATTACAGAGACAGGTAGAGGTCAGGACACAAAGAactttggacaccatgaagctaTGAAGTATGGACCTTACTCATAGGAAACCTATACAGTAGATGGTAAACtgtgaccaaggtcacagaagaagGAACTGCAAAATCTATTCTTCTTAACTTCTATTTCAAAAAACTAGGAGAGTACTGCAACAGACCTCGCCATTGCCATCACCAGCCCCTCTGTGTGGGAGATGTGGGAGGACAGCAAGTGCTCTCCATCCTAGAGGGAATCATTCTCTTGGGGAAAAGCCAGGCTTCAGTTACGGTGACAAGGTGGGAAATGTTTTGTAAAGAGATCAAAACAGGTCTCCCAAATAACACAGCCAGAGTGTTGGGAGGGTGAATCAGGAGTAAAGCATCAGACCAAGACAAAGTATGGGGTTTATACTTGTTCCACAATACAAACCACTTggaggaggggatagctcaagcagtagagcgcatgcttagcaagactgaggtcctgggttcaatccccagtacctcctctaaataaataaataaaaaataaataaacctgtttacctacccccgccaaaaaaaaaaaaatacaaaccactTGAAGGCTAAATGATCTCAAACTGAGTACTGTAGTAATACTTAGAAAATTCTGTATGAGAAGCTGGAAAGAGCTTTTGTACGCTACTCCTGCATTTGATGGGCTCTTAGCTCCAAAATTCAACTTAGAAACAGCATTATCTTGCAAAATGTAAGGCAACGACTTCAGCACAACTATTCTCCCCCTACATAGTCAGAAAAAAGCAATTGTGAGGCTGCTCTGACTCAAAACCTACCCTGTTAGCTCAGCCACAATTAGAGAAAATTCTATTTTACCGAAAGGGGCACCTTAGGCAGACTGCACGGGTgtcactcattttttaaatctatgcaTTTTCTAGCACAGGCTGGACATAAATTGCCAAATAAgattagaaaataaattgaaagtaAGTGTCTAGGCTAGGAATGCTACAAAATTTACACTATTGTATTAtgacattaaaaaacattttatgaaataGTAAATAATCCTATTAACCCACCTTCAAAGTTAATGATCATAGTTCCCCCTACTTTGATAAATACATCAatacattttactaaaattatctGGCAAAAACTGCAACATACCTGCTGGAGAGACATGAGGACAGCTGCTCATCTTCAGCAGCTTGAGTGTATCACTGTTGTTGGCCACTAATACTTTGAGGGATGGATCATCGACTGGGGTGTCATCTATCTTAAGTGAGGACAAGGATTTGGAGTTTACAAACACAACTGTCAGTGCAGAGATAAAGTGAGACTgaaaagcgaaaaaaaaaagtttcagtttTTACAAATGAGAATTGACAGGTTTTCATATAAGCAATTTGCAAAAACGCATTACTGGGAAGCGCTGCAACAGCGCAGTGCCTGAAGGGAGGGCTGCCTGTACTCCCTCCTGAATCATCCTGTCAGTTGAACGGTTAGGTGTTTAAAGGCATGTCTGTATTTGAGCTCTGAAAAAACTTTACAAATTATTGCTGGATACTAACCTACAGAACGTTAGCTAACATACTCGGGGGCTTTATCAGTTGCCTTTCTAAAAAccgcatactttttttttattttaaaagaatagttATTAGACTATCTCTAATGACATGCAGGATCATGTTAGaacatatatagaaatataaatagttaACTCTTCACCAAAAAAGTTTTctgtaagtaaaatctgtaaattAATCCAAGCTGTACCAACTCTGCTGAAGAATAAACCTTTATACACTCACCAGAAGATATTACAAGCAGGCTATACCTGCTCTCAATACTGGCACTGTTTACTTTTCTTTGATTATAATTTCACCAATTTGCTCTGAAAGTCCAAAACGGAGCATGTATCCTGTCTTTTTTCTAATATACTTATTTCTCAATTTTAGTCAGTCTCTTTTAGTACTTCCTCCAGAATCCTCTGCAAATTCATTCAGTCTTTAACATTACCCATAAGAAGCACAAGgtgatggaaaaaaagaaaagctctctAAAAAAATCACACAACATTCTAAACAGGCACTGGTTTTCCATTCTATATAGTACTTTTCTCATACCCTCACTATCAGTGCAAGAAGTGGGTAAGGGTTCCACTGGATTTCTCATTAACAGCtaataaaacaaaaccagcagATACCTTTGGTAAATCCATAAAGCTTGGCCGAGCAGTTGAAATAAGTCCAAGTGTTTTTAAAGAGCAATTCACAAGCTGTGATAATATATCACAAGCTGCTTCAGCTGACTCTTTGCTGCTGTCCACCTGGGAAAATACAACATCCTTTATGCATGCATACGGTCACAtttctctgtgtattttttaactttaaaaaggcAGGAAACACAGTCATTAGTTTATTCCATTATAATTTAAAGATTTAATATTTATCCTTTCAATCAACTACCCTTACATATGATGTCGGCCTTTTCTGAATCCCCCTGAAAAACTGTAAGGGCAATTATCAAGACTTAACTTTCATTATGATAGGTTATATATTTAATGTTGAAAGGACTTGGcttttaagcttatttatttcaaGCCTGACTATATAAcctaatggaaacatgaatttataatctttgaaaaataattctatatTTGATAGTGGATCAGATCAGAAAGTACAGTGTCTATGGtacaaatgtttcaaaataaaccGAACAAATATTTCTCCAGAAGGTTCAGGTGAAACACAACCTGGTACTTCACCATCAACGTTATTAATAGAAAGATGAATGTGAAGTAAAATGAGGGCCTCCAGTAGTCAAGCATGAAAATTGGAACCAAATGAGAAGTGGCTGTACTTCTTCCGCAGAGACATTTCCTAGGGGAAGGGTAATATGGCCAAAACACCCTTAAGGATTTAAGAGGGAGCTCGTCTATCAAAAAGGAAGTTGTTCCCTGGGCTAAAAGGCATCTTTAACAAAGTTGTTAAAAACAGTATCATCACTTTAACTTCCAGATTGATGTACATTACCTTAACCCCAAAATGTTCTGAGGAACTTGTAATACGGATGTACTGACTTATATTACAGTTTCAGAGCTATTTATAACATTACCCTTAGGCTAAGTTTCTCGACACCAGTTCTCTTTTGAGAACTGCTGTGGTTCCAGATCAGCAGCACTGACAATACCTGGGAAtttgtcagaaatgcagattctcatgCTCAATTCAGACcacctgaatcagaaactctggggctgACACCCAGCAATCTTTGCTTTAATAAGCACCCTAGGAGTTTCTGATGCACATAAAGTTTGGGAACCAGTGTTCTACACTAATAACTCCGATTACAAGCCTCTTTGGCCTATAGTCAGTGATGAGTCAAACACAAATATTATCAGGAGAGCCCAGAAAAACTCTGGGATGTGGCTTTTTCTGCAAATAAGAAATTATTTCCTCGAAAAATATACAATCTCTAATAAACATGTTCAAACTTATAGGACAAATGGTTTTGTGAAGGTCATGCAAGTTGGATACAGCTGAATTGTGTCACAGGCTAACTGACCCAGCCAATCCACCGGATGGAACTGGTCTTTAGACCTAAGAGTTAATGCATCAGTCATCTTTTTATAGGATTTACCATTAGAACACTCAGACAACTCAAAGATGACTGAAACCGAAGGGGAACGCTCTTCAGGTTTCCTCACGGGTAGGTGGGAGAGGGACAATACGTGAGGGTTGCCACATATACAAGATATCCAGTgggacatatttatactaaaaattatCCACtgattatctgaaattcaaatttaactaggcatcctgtgtttttatttgctaaacctAGCAATCCTACACTCAGTGTCCTAAGTGCCTTTGCTCCTGTTTTCTGGGAAAAGGGCCATAATACACCCAGCCATTCCTCAGCTTTCTCCTGGACACATACAGGAGAATAAACAGGTAATCTCCataaaagaaggaaggatggTCTTGGAAGCAGACAAGACTTCAGTTTTGGCAAGGATCTCTGGGTTAAGAGACACTGTTTTATCTGGGTTTAACTTGGCCTGTTTAACAACAGCTACACATGGGGAAATCAGCTATTCACGTGTTACTTTTTAACAATGATTATCAGGTGTGTTAAGGATTTAGTAAACATGCCCACATTTCACTATTCATCCTCAAAACAAAACATTCCAAGCTTCTGTAGTCATACAAACCACTGTCATTCCTTAAACTATTCTGACATCTCAAAAAAACCACCCCACTTTATTTATCTCACCATTGCCTGCCTAACTTCCAACACGTCCCTGCtggcaatgaaaagaaacaaaaatagctCTCCTTGGCATTCTTCCAtgtaccttttaaaatttctctctaaAATACACACACCTAAATCTTTTACATAAAGTTTCTATATCTCCTTCTTCTTTAAAGACCTCATATTATAAAGCCAGCAATAAGCAAAATTTAGTCCCTTTTAGATAACAATAGCAATTAAGTTTTAGTCAAAATCTCCACATTtcaattttattgtatatttctTTTGCCTCAGATTTGTTCGTAATTCAATATGACAGCTTTGGTATATGATTTATGTTTACTTAACAGttgcttctgccttttttttGGCAAGCcagctgtatttttatttatattatattgtgAGCTAATAAGTGCTTTTTAACAAAGGAtagtttttcttactttttatttgtattggagtatagtcaatttatgacgttgtgttgatttctggtgtacagcacagtgattcatttatatgtgtgtgtgtatacatatatatatgtatgtatatttcttttcatattctttttcattataagctattacaagggactgaatatagctccctgtgctatacagtaggaccttgtgctTCTGCtctttcaagaaattattaaaattcataATAAAATGGAGTAATTCAGCTCAATATAGTTATCTGTGACAGCTTCTAAGGTACACAATCTAAATCTTTACGTACTTTCCCTAAAAATGCAACAGTTTAAAGGCATGAGAAGATGTACTGGTTTAGAACACAAAAATCACTAAAtatgcttcatttttaaaaagaaggatttAAAGTATTACCTTGAAGCTGACATACTGTAGATGGTTTGAATGTCTTTTAATAATCTGTTTGATCAGCTCTGGATGTGTAGCTTTCAAATAAGATGTAGCTGGCTGATTCAGTTCAAATTCAAAACATCTCCACAAGTCAGGCATGTGAAATACCTGGTTCCAGTTGCGGCAAACTTGGGAAGCATGAGCCCGGTCAAGAAGAGGCAAATACTTAAATACTTGGAGAACAATGTCCTGAAGGAGATTACCCCAGTCACAAGTCTGTGAATGCTCACTTGCAGTCCTCAGTTTCTTGGATTTCTCTGCAGTATCTTCTCCTGATGAATTATGGTCACTATCTCTTCCTATTCCTCGTTTCATCCTATGCAGAaaaatgcatcattttttttcatatttaacttttcaacagaaataaatccaaagtTCACtgtgatatgtatatatatgtatttataaaggCAAACACAAACATGCAGGCAGAACTAGACCACTAATTCAAGActatcaaaaaaatatataatgaaaaatgccACTAGAGACCAACTGTCGTTTTACTAACTTAATCTTGGGCaggtgtttttaaatatttgtatttgtacTGTATTACTTGGGAAAGAAGTTTATCATAATTTTGAAACTAAACCAAGAGTTTGTATTTCAAAAATTGTTGTCaactaaaaagaatataaaagagaaCCTACAGTGACTCTCaagatttcttaaaaatcatCAAGGATGCCTACTTATATTTGAGTTCCTGAATTCAAGACAGGAAGATAACCAGGAACCTCCAGAAAGGATCAGAATTAAGTAGCCAATAGATACTTCTACACTGAGTAGCCTGTGACATTTGTTACTGCCAGACCCAGTTTCTGCTTAAAATAGCAAATTCATCCCTCCAGTGCAGTTTGGTCTGGAATGTGTTTTCTTCTTGAACACACTACTTGCTATTGCAATGTTTTATCTAAGTTGTATTTCTGAATGATAGGTATGTGTTTATTCTATGTATTTGTATTACCTTCAGTCTATTTGTTTGCCTGAGAATAGCTCTGTTATTGTTGTTGCAAAATAGTAGTGTGGTTAAAAAGAATGGGTTCTGGAATTAAGCTTCCTGGGCTTAATTCCCAGCTCTCTCACTAGTTATGTGGCACTGAACTAAAATTACTTGAACTTCCTGTGCTTCaatttgtaaaatggggctatCAGAAACACACAGAGGCCCTTGTGAAGAATTAAACAGTATTAGGGCTTTTAAAAGGAGATACCAATGATGGTGGAACTCAGGTATAGGAAAGCAGTCCAGTATTAAAGACATTCAAGTGCAAGACACAGTAGAAACAGGTTACCAACCAGAAGACAAAGAACGATcctagttttcttttaaaatggaagtgtgtgtgaaagtgagTATGAAAACACAAGCTTATGTATGAGAAACACACACTGGAAACAGACGCACCACATTAACATAGTAACTGTAATAGTGGGATTATATTATACAGTATTATGATAACAGTGGGATGATAATAACAGTGGTAGAATtacaggtgaatttttttttttgccgatATGCTTCTCTGTATTTTACACATTTGTTTTAATGTCAATGAATTACACTATCATCAGATTAAAAAAAGTCTTGTTTTGATTGATTTGGAAAAATAAGCATTGCAGGCGCTACAGAGGACCTGCAGAGCACTTGGTTTAGAACCTGCAGTACTTTGTCTCTGGAGAGCAGCTCTGGCAGG
This window encodes:
- the FBXL3 gene encoding F-box/LRR-repeat protein 3, which codes for MKRGIGRDSDHNSSGEDTAEKSKKLRTASEHSQTCDWGNLLQDIVLQVFKYLPLLDRAHASQVCRNWNQVFHMPDLWRCFEFELNQPATSYLKATHPELIKQIIKRHSNHLQYVSFKVDSSKESAEAACDILSQLVNCSLKTLGLISTARPSFMDLPKSHFISALTVVFVNSKSLSSLKIDDTPVDDPSLKVLVANNSDTLKLLKMSSCPHVSPAGILCVADQCHGLRELALNYHLLSDELLLALSSEKHVRLEHLRIDVVSENPGQTHFHTIQKSSWDAFIRHSPKVNLVMYFFLYEEEFDPFFRYEIPATHLYFGRSVSKDVLGRVGMTCPRLVELVVCANGLRPLDEELIRIAERCKNLSAIGLGECEVSCSAFVEFVKMCGGRLSQLSIMEEVLVPDQKYSLEQIHWEVSKHLGRVWFPDMMPTW